A window of Devosia chinhatensis genomic DNA:
CCAGGACGTCACCCGGAGCAACCTTCTCGCCCGGCTCCACGGCAATAACCGCGTCGACCGAGAGCAGGTAACGGGCATCGCCACCACGTTCGACCTTGGCGATCGAGCCGCCACGAGAAATTGCGAGGGCAGGCTTGAGGCCTTCACCGCGCTGATTGCCGCGCCAGTCGATGACCACGCGCTTGGTGAAGCCGGTGGCCTCGTCGGTGTTTTCCGCAACGGAAGCACCATCGACCAGGTCCTCGAACACAACCTCGCCTTCGACTTCTGCCAGGATCGGACGGGTATAGGGGTCCCATTCGGCAAGACGCTGGCCACGGCGGACAGTGTCGCCTTCCTTGACGAGCAGCTTGGAGCCGTAGGTCACCTTGTGAGTAGCGCGCTCCTTGCCTTCCCCATCGACGATGACGAGCGACACGTTACGAGCCATGACGACCTGCTTGCCGCCTTCGACAGTGGCGAGGTTGGCATTGCGGATCTCGACTTTGCCCTCGGCGCCCGACTCCAGGAACGAGCTGTCGACCACCTGCGCCGTACCACCGATGTGGAAGGTACGCATGGTCAGCTGGGTGCCGGGTTCACCGATGGACTGAGCGGCGATCACGCCGACAGCTTCACCGATATTGACCGGGGTACCGCGTGCCAGGTCACGACCATAACAGGCCGCGCAGCAACCCTGACGCAGATCACAGGTCAGCGGCGAGCGGATGCGGATCGACTGAATGCGAGCCTCTTCGATCACGTCGACATGCTTTTCCTCGAGCAGAGTGCCCTTGGGCGCAATCAAGTCGCCGGTCAACGGATGGAACACGTCATCCGCAGTGGTGCGACCCAGAACACGCTGGCCAATCGAAGCCACCACCTGGCCGGCATCGACGATCGGCTCCATGGTCAGGCCGCGTTCGGTGCCGCAATCCTCGGTGATGATGATCGCGTCCTGCGCAACGTCCACCAGACGGCGGGTCAGGTAACCCGAGTTGGCGGTCTTCAGGGCGGTATCGGCCAGACCCTTGCGGGCACCGTGGGTGGAGTTGAAGTACTCCAGCACGTTCAGGCCTTCCTTGAAGTTTGCGGTGATCGGCGTCTCGATGATCGAGCCATCCGGCTTGGCCATCAGGCCGCGCATGCCGGCGAGTTGCTTCATCTGTGCCGGCGAACCACGAGCACCGGAATGGCTCATCATGTAAACCGAGTTGATCGGCTTCTGGCGACCGGTTTCCTGATCGATCTGAACCTTGCGGATCGCGTCCATCATTTCTTCGGCAACCTTGTCGCCGCACTTGGCCCAGGCGTCGACGACCTTGTTGTACTTTTCGCCCTGGGTGATCAGGCCGTCATTGTACTGCTGCTCGAATTCCTCGACCAGCTTACGGGTCTCGTCCACGATCGTGTACTTGGACGCCGGGATAACCATGTCGTCCTTGCCGAACGAAATGCCTGCGTCACAAGCGTTCTTGAAGCCGAGCTGCATGACGCGGTCACAGAAGATGACCGTCTCCTTCTGGCCGCAACCGCGATACACGGTGTCGATCATCTTGGAGATCATCTTCTTAGTCATCAGCTGGTTCGCCGTGGCGAACGGCACTGCCGGGTTCTGGGGCAGGATCTGGCCGATGAGCATACGGCCCGGGGTCGTTTCCACGATCTCGGTGGTCTTGTTGCCATTCTCGTCCCAAGCCGGCACGCGCGCCTTGATCTTGGTGTGGAGGGTGACGACCTTGTTGTCGATGGCATGCTCGAGTTCGGCATAGGAACCGAAGGCCATGCCTTCGCCCGGCTCGCCGTCATTCATCAGCGATAGATAGTAGAGACCCAGCACGATGTCCTGGGAGGGCACGATGATCGGCTGGCCGTTTGCCGGGTGCAGGATGTTGTTGGTCGACATCATCAGCACGCGCGCTTCCAGCTGCGCTTCGAGCGACAGCGGGACGTGCACGGCCATCTGGTCGCCGTCGAAGTCGGCATTGAAGGCCGAGCAGACGAGCGGATGCAGACGGATGGCCTTGCCTTCGATCAGGATCGGCTCGAAGGCCTGGATGCCAAGACGGTGAAGCGTCGGCGCGCGGTTCAGCAGAACCGGATGCTCGCGGATGACTTCGTCCAGGATATCCCAGACTTCGGGCTTTTCCTTCTCGACCAGCTTCTTGGCTTGCTTCACCGTCGAGCTGAAACCTTTGGCTTCGAGGCGCGAGTAGATGAAGGGCTTGAACAGCTCGAGCGCCATCTTCTTGGGAAGACCGCACTGGTGCAGCTTGAGGTTGGGCCCCACGGTGATGACCGAACGGCCCGAATAGTCCACGCGCTTGCCAAGCAGGTTCTGGCGGAAGCGACCCTGTTTGCCCTTGAGCATGTCGGAGAGCGACTTGAGCGGACGCTTGTTCGCACCGGTGATGGTGCGACCACGGCGGCCGTTGTCGAACAGAGCATCCACAGCTTCCTGCAGCATGCGCTTTTCGTTGCGGATGATGATGTCCGGCGCACGCAGCTCGATCAGGCGCTTGAGGCGATTGTTGCGGTTGATGACGCGACGGTAGAGATCGTTGAGATCAGACGTCGCGAACCGGCCGCCATCGAGCGGAACAAGCGGGCGCAGCTCGGGCGGAATGACCGGGATGACGGTCATGATCATCCATTCGGGCTTGTTGCCCGACACGATGAACTGCTCGACGATCTTGAGGCGCTTGGCCAGCTTCTTGGGCTTCAGCTCAGTGGTCGACTCGGCGATTTCCACGCGCAGGTCAGCCGCGATCTTTTCGAGGTCGAGGTTGAGGAGGATATCGCGGATCGCTTCGGCGCCGATCTTGGCGGTGAAGGTGTCGGCGCCATACTCGTCCTGCGCATCGAGGAATTGCTCTTCGGTGAGCAGTTCGTTCTGCGTGAACGGGGTCAGGCCCGGATCGAGAACGACATAGTTCTCGAAATAGAGGATGCGCTCGATATCCTTCAGAGTCATGTCGAGCAGCAGCGCGATGCGGCTCGGCAGGGACTTGAGGAACCAGATGTGGGCAACCGGAGCGGCCAGTTCGATATGGCCCATGCGCTCGCGGCGGACGCGGCTGAGGGTGACTTCCACACCGCACTTTTCGCAGATGACGCCCTTGAACTTCATGCGCTTGTACTTGCCGCACAGGCACTCGTAGTCCTTCACGGGGCCAAAGATGCGCGCGCAGAACAGGCCGTCACGCTCGGGCTTGAACGTGCGGTAATTGATGGTCTCGGGCTTCTTGATCTCGCCGTAGGACCAGGAAAGGATCTTTTCCGGCGACGCGATCGAGATCTTCATCTGATCGAAGGTCTGCACCGGGATGGCCGGGTTGAACGGGTCCATGACGTGGGAATGATGGTTCATCTATTCTCTCCTCTATCCGCCCGGATCGCAGACTTGGCTGCTGATCCGACCGGAAGGTGAATGGGGTTGGAAGTGCCGGATTATTCCGCCGCTTCCTGAGGAGGCGCGAGTTCGCCTTCAGCTTCGTTGGCCGGGCCATCCAGCTCGCGGTTCTCAAGTTCGACATTGAGACCGAGCGACCGGATTTCCTTGACCAGCACGTTGAAGCTTTCCGGGATACCCGCTTCGAAGGTGTCGTCGCCGCGCACGATGGCCTCGTAGACCTTCGTACGACCTGCCACGTCGTCCGACTTGATGGTGAGCATTTCCTGCAGCGTATAGGCGGCGCCATACGCTTCGAGAGCCCACACTTCCATTTCGCCGAAGCGCTGACCACCGAACTGGGCCTTGCCGCCCAGCGGCTGCTGGGTAACCAGCGAGTACGGCCCGATGGAACGCGCGTGGATCTTGTTGTCCACCAGGTGGTCCAGCTTGAGCATGTAGATGTAGCCAACCGTCACCTGACGGTCGAACTGCTCGCCGGTTCGGCCATCAAAGACGGTCGACTGACCCGAGGACTTCAGTCCTGCCCGCTCCAGCATCTCGACGATATCGGCTTCCTTGGCGCCGTCGAACACCGGGGTCGCGATCGGAACACCCTTGGACAGGTGCTCGCCCAGACGGATCAGACCGTCGTCGTCGAGATCGGTGATCGTCTCGTCATTGGCAAAGAGCTCGCCGATTTCGAGACGCAGCGGCTTGAGGTCGCCCTTGGCATGATAGGCGCGAACCATCTCGTCGATCTTCCTGCCCATGCCGGCACAAGCCCAGCCCAGGTGCGTCTCGAGGATCTGGCCCACGTTCATGCGCGAGGGCACGCCGAGCGGGTTCAGCACGATGTCCACCGAGGTGCCGTCTTCGAGATACGGCATGTCTTCGACGGGCACGATGCGGGAAACCACACCCTTGTTACCGTGGCGGCCGGCCATCTTGTCGCCCGGCTGGATCTTGCGCTTGGTCGCGATGAAGACCTTGACCATCTTCATCACGCCTGGCGGAAGTTCGTCGCCGCGCTGCAACTTGTCGACCTTGTCGATGAAGCGCTGTTCAAGCAGACGGCGGCTCTCTTCATACTGGGCATGAAGAGCTTCCATCTCGGTCATGACTTTGTCGTCTTCGACCGCGAACTGCCACCACTTCGCGCGCGGCTGCGCTTCGAAGATGGAATCGTTGAGCTTGGTGCCGGTGACATAGCCCTTCGGACCCGCCGTCGCGGCCTTGCCGAACAGCATCTCCTTGAGGCGGGCATAGACGTTACGGTCAAGGATCGACTGTTCGTCGTCACGGTCCTTGGCCAGTCGCTCGATTTCCTCGCGCTCAATGGCCATGGCACGCTCGTCCTTGTCGATGCCGTGGCGGTTGAACACGCGCACTTCAACGACAGTACCGGCATCGCCGGGCGGCACGCGGAGCGAGGTATCGCGAACGTCCGAGGCCTTTTCACCGAAGATGGCGCGCAGGAGCTTTTCTTCCGGCGTCATCGGGCTTTCGCCCTTGGGCGTGATCTTGCCCACCAGGATGTCACCCGGCTGCACTTCGGCACCGATGTGAACGATACCGGCTTCGTCGAGGCTCTTGAGCGCTTCTTCCGACACGTTCGGAATGTCGCGCGTGATTTCCTCGGGGCCAAGCTTTGTATCGCGGGCCATCACTTCATATTCCTCGATGTGGATCGAGGTGAAGACGTCCTGCATGGCGATCTTTTCGCTGAGCAGGATGGAATCTTCGAAGTTGTAGCCGTTCCAGGGCATGAACGCGACGAGCACGTTGCGACCCAGGGCCAGGTCGCCCAGTTCCGTCGATGGGCCGTCAGCAATGATGTCACCGGCATTGATGTGGTCGCCCACGACAACCAGCGGACGCTGGTTGATACAGGTCGACTGGTTCGAACGCTGGAACTTCATCAGGTTGTAGATGTCCACGCCCGACTTCGACGCATCGGTTTCTTCCGTGGCGCGGATGACGACGCGGGTGGCGTCGACCTGATCGACGATACCGGTGCGCTTGGCCACGATGGCGGCGCCGGAGTCACGGGCCACGACAGGCTCCATGCCGGTGCCCACGAACGGGGCTTCGGCACGCAGCAGCGGCACGGCCTGACGCTGCATGTTCGAGCCCATGAGAGCGCGGTTGGCGTCGTCGTTTTCCAGGAACGGGATCAGCGAGGCGGCGACAGACACCATCTGCTTGGGGGAAACGTCCATGAGGTCGACGTTTTCCTTAGGCGTTAGGCCGTTGTCGCCGGCATGGCGTGCAACCACCAGATCGTGCTCGAGCTCGCCATCCTTGGTGAAGGTGACGTTGGCCTGGGCGACGTAGTGCTTGGCCTCTTCCATGGCCGAGAGGTAAACGACCTCGTCGGTCAGCTTGCCATCGACGATCTTGCGGTACGGGGTCTCGATGAAACCGTACTTGTTGACGCGGGCAAAGGTCGACAGCGAGTTGATCAGACCGATATTCGGGCCTTCCGGCGTCTCGATCGGGCAGATACGACCATAATGGGTCGGATGCACGTCACGGACTTCGAAGCCTGCGCGCTCGCGAGTGAGACCACCAGGTCCAAGAGCCGACAGGCGGCGCTTGTGGGTGATTTCCGAGAGCGGATTGGTCTGGTCCATGAACTGCGACAGCTGCGAAGAACCGAAGAACTCACGCACCGCGGCGGCAGCCGGCTTGGCGTTGATCAGGTCCTGCGGCATCACCGTGTCGATTTCGACCGAGCTCATGCGCTCCTTGATGGCGCGTTCCATGCGGAGCAGGCCAAGGCGATAGGAGTTTTCCATGAGTTCGCCGACCGAACGAACACGGCGATTGCCGAGATTGTCGATGTCGTCGATTTCGCCACGACCATCGCGCAGGTCGACCAGAGTGCGGACAACCTCAACGATATCTTCCTTGCGCAGCGTGCGCATGGTGTCGGGAGCATCGAGCTCGAGGCGCATGTTCATCTTCACGCGACCGACGGCGGACAGGTCATAGCGTTCGCTGTCGAAGAACAGCGACTGGAACATGGCTTCGGCAGTTTCAACGGTCGGGGGCTCACCCGGACGCATCACGCGGTAAATGTCGAACAGCGCGTCTTCACGGCTTTCGTTCTTGTCCACGGCGAGCGTGTTGCGCAGATAGGCCCCGATGGTGATGTGGTCGATGTCAAGGATCGGCAGCTCGTCGAAACCGAGGTCGACCAGCTTGGTCAGCACCTTCTCGTCGATTTCGTCGCCGGCCTCGGCATAGATTTCGCCGGTCTTGAGGTTGACCAGGTCTTCGGCGATGTACATGCCGTAGAGGTCTTCATCGACCGCCAGCAGGTGCTCGAGGCCGTTCTCGGCCAGCTTCTTGGCCTGCCGGGCGGAAAGCTTCTTGCCGCCCTCATGCACCACGTCGCCGGTCTTGGCGTCGATCAGGTCATGGCTGGGCTTTGCGCCCTTCCATTTCTCAGCATCGTAAGGCACGCGCCAGCCCTTGTCGGACTTCTCGTACTGCAGGGTGTTGTAATAGGTCGCCAGGATTTCCTCGGCATCCATGCCGAGCGCCTTGAGCAGCGACGTCACCGGAATCTTGCGGCGGCGGTCGATACGCGCATAGACGATGTCCTTGGCGTCGAATTCGATATCGAGCCAGGAACCGCGATAGGGAATGATGCGCCCGGCGAACAGCAGCTTGCCCGAGGAATGGGTCTTGCCCTTGTCGTGATCGAAGAACACGCCGGGCGAGCGATGCATTTGCGAGACGATGACGCGCTCGGTGCCGTTCACGATAAACGTGCCGTTCGACGTCATGAAGGGCATGTCGCCCATGTAGACGTCCTGCTCCTTGATGTCCTTGACGGACTTGGCGCCGGTTTCCTCGTCCACTTCGAACACGATCAGCCGCAGCGTCACCTTGAGCGGGGCAGCGAAGGTAATATCGCGCGCACGGCACTCGTCGATGTCATACTTGGGCTGTTCAAATTCGTAGCGCACGAATTCCAGGCTGGCCGTGTTCGAGAAGTCGGTGATCGGGAACACCGAGCGGAACACGGACTGAAGCCCCTCGTCCGGACGACCGCCCTTGGGCTCGTCGACCAGCAGGAACTGATCGTAGGAAGCCTTCTGGACTTCGATCAGGTTGGGCATCTCCGTGACTTCGCGGATGGACCCGAAGGACTTGCGAACCTTGCGGCGGCCGTTGAACGTGGTAGCCATGAAAGCTCCTGTTTCAGTATTTTGCGCTGCACCGAAAAAAGTCTGAGAACCTTTTTCGGCACTGCGTTGTTATGGCATTGTCTCGGAGGCAGATATCCAAAGACCCGACTATCAGCCGTCGGCGCTCGGGATATATGCCTGGTCGTCAATTCAGTCCGGCCTGAAGAAAGCTTGGACGGACCCCGCCCCGGCCGGGAGCGAGATCACAGACGCGTGAACAGCGACTAAAGCCCCGCACGCGGCACAGGCCGCAGCGAGGTCATCAGAGGCTTGTTTATGCCCGCGACATCCGAAATCGTCATATATTTCCGCAAATTGGCGCCTGGACCCATCCAATCGGCCCTGGCGAATCGTTCCGTCAGAAACGGAAAAGCGAAATGGCACATAAAGCGCCATTTCGCATATTTCAAGGCAAAAACTGAAATTACTTCAGTTCGACCTTTGCGCCGGCATCTTCCAGCTTCTTCTTGATGTCTTCGGCTTCAGCCTTGGACACGCCTTCCTTGACGGCCTTCGGAGCGCCTTCGACCAGCGCCTTGGCTTCGCCCAGGCCCAGGCCGGTGATGCCACGGACTTCCTTGATGACGTTGATCTTGTTGTCGCCGAAGGAGGCGAGGATCACGTCGAATTCGGTCTTTTCTTCAGCGGCCGGAGCAGCGGCACCACCACCAGCGGCAGCAGCGACAGCAACCGGAGCAGCGGCGGAAACGCCCCACTTTTCTTCCAGCAGCTTGGACAGTTCGGAAGCTTCCAGAACGGTCAGGGCGGACAGGTCGTCAACGAGCTTGGCGAGATCAGCAGCCATTTTATACTCTTTTCAGTTTGGGTTTGGGTTCGAATGTTGAGGTAGTTTGGAACGGCCTTACGCCGCTTCGCTCTTTTCTGCGTGAGCTTTGAGAACGCGAGCAATGCCCGCACCCGGCTGCACGAGAATGGAAGCGATGTTCGTTGCCGGCTGCTTGACCAGGCCTGCGAGCTTTGCGCGCAGCTGATCGAGCGACGGCAGCGTAGCCAGCGCCTTGACGCCATCGGCGTCGAGAGCGGTCTGACCCATGGCACCACCGAGAATGACGAACTTTTGGTTCTTCTCGGCGAAGGCCGCTGCGATCTTGGGTGCAGCGACGGGGTCTTCCGCATAGGCGATGACGGTCGGGCCGGTGAACAGGCCCGAAATGTCCGCGACATCGGTTTCCTTAAGAGCAAGCTTGGCAAGGCGGTTCTTTGCGACCTTGACCTTGCCGCCAGCCTTCTTGACCTGCACACGCAGATCTGTGAACGCAGCGACGGTCAGGCCGGTATTGTGCGCGACCACGATCGATCCAGCGCCCGCGAGGGCTTCCTGGAGCGAGGCGATAACGGCACTCTTTTCCGCTCTTTCCACACTAGTCTCCACTAGTCTGGCTCTTTGGGCGAACCCTTGGAGCCATTGCCAATTGCTGCCCCCCACCCCTTTGGGGCCGGGGAACAACGGTTAGTGCCTGCCAACCGAGCGCCCCGAGGGGCAACTGGCTTAGGTTCGAACCGCAACCCATCAGCCTAAGGCTCAGGAATTGGGTTTTCACCCCGTCTATTGCAGGCCCCGAAATCGGGATTAACGGCTTGCGCCGGCCGGCAGTCTGGGACAGGACTTTACGCAGCTCCGAAGGGAGCGGCGAAACCGGGCGGCGAACCGCCCGGAATTTCCTTAGATGGCCGTACCCGGCTCGACATGGACACCGGGGCCCATGGTGGACGACACGGCGACCTTCTTGACATAGGTGCCCTTGGCGCCAGCCGGCTTGGACTTCACGACGGCGTCGGTAAAGGCCTTGATGTTCTGCAGGAGTGCTTCCTCGGAGAACGACACCTTGCCGATACCGGCATGGATGATACCAGCCTTCTCGACGCGGTATTCAACGGCGCCGCCCTTGGCTGCCCCGACGGCACCCTTGACGTCCATGGTCACGGTACCGACCTTGGGGTTCGGCATCAGGTTGCGCGGGCCCAGGATCTTACCGAGACGACCGACCAGCGGCATCATGTCCGGAGTGGCAATGCAGCGATCGAAATCGAGCTTGCCGGACTGGATGGTCTCCATCAGGTCTTCGGCACCGACAATGTCAGCACCAGCGGCCTTGGCTTCATCGGCCTTGGCGCCACGAGCGAACACGGCGACGCGAACGGTCTTGCCGGTGCCGTTGGGCAGCGAGACGACGCCGCGGACCATCTGGTCTGCGTGGCGCGGGTCGACGCCCAGGTTCATGGCGATCTCGACGGATTCGTCGAACTTGGCCGAGGCCTTCGACTTCACCATCTTGATGGCGTCCTCGAGGCTGTAGAGCTTGTTGCGGTCGATGCCTTCACGAGCGGCGGCGACCTTCTTTGCGATCTTTACCATGGTACTTAGCCCTCGACCTGGATGCCCATGGAACGCGCGGAACCGGCGATCATGGTCATTGCGGTTTCAACGTCGTCGGCGTTGAGGTCCTTCATCTTCTTCTCGGCGATGTCGCGCAGCTGTGCCTGCGAGATCGTGCCGGCGCTGTCCTTGCCCGGCAGCTTGGAGCCGGACTTGAGGTTGAGCGCCTTCTTGATGAAGTAGGTCACCGGCGGCTGCTTCATCTCGAAGGTGAAGCTCTTGTCGGCATAGGCCGTAATCACGGTCGGAATGGGCGAACCCTTTTCCAGTTCCTGCGTGGCCGCATTGAAGGCCTTGCAGAATTCCATGATGTTGAGGCCGCGCTGACCGAGAGCAGGACCGATCGGGGGCGACGGGGTGGCAGAGCCAGCCGGCACCTGGAGCTTGATATAGCCCGTAATCTTCTTAGCCATGTTCTATCCTTCCAAAATGCCACGAGTGGCAGTTGAAGCCGTGGTACAGTTTCCTGACGCTGGCTAAGCGCCATCCCCTTCCACGGGTTTTGCCGGATCGCTCCGGCAGTTTCCGGCTGTCGCCGAAATCTCATTTGACGCGGTCGCGGCCGCGCCGGATCAGACCTTTTCGACCTGACCGTATTCGAGCTCCACGGGCGTCGGGCGGCCAAAGATCGACACCTCGACCTTGAGGCGCGAGCGCTCTTCGTCAACTTCCTCGACCACGCCGTTGAAGCTGGCGAACGGACCGTCCGACACCCGCACGTTCTCGCCCACTTCGAAGCTGACGGAGGGCTTGGGATGATCCACGCCTTCCTGCACCTGCTGCAGGATCGACATGGCCTCGTTCTCCGAGATCGGCATGGGCTTGTTGTCTGCACCCAGGAAACCGGTCACCTTCGGGGTATTCTTGATCAGATGGAACGCCTCGTCGGTCATGTCCATCTTCACCAGCACATAGCCGGGAAAGAACTTGCGTTCCGCATCCACCTTTCGGCCACGACGAATCTCCACGACCTTCTCGGTCGGCACGATCACGTCTTCAAACAGGTGCTCGAGCTTCTTCTGCGCAACCTTCTGGCGAATGTCTTCCGCCACCTTGCGCTCGAAGTTCGAATACGCCTGAACGATGTACCAGCGCTTGGCCATAAGAGGGTGCCGCTCCCAGTAAACCTTAAAAACCAGACCCGCTTAGCGGATCGACAACATCAGAGACACGAGCCAGGAGATCACCTGGTCGGCCAGCAGGAAAAACAGGCTGGCCATGATCACCAGCACGACGACCATGATCGAGGAGATCAGGACTTCGTTGCGGCTGGGCCAGGTAACCTTGCTGACTTCCGAGCGAACCTGCTGGAGAAACTGGATCGGGTTCGTGCGGGCCATGGGCAAATCAACTCGTTTCTTGGTGCAAAACCAAAGGCCGCGCAGGTTTCCCGCACGGCTAGAGCGGGCTATCTAGAGACTTTGGCTGCATATTGCAACAGGGCACCACAAGAGAATCGCTGCCGCAGGCACCCCGCGAAAACACCCGCTTGTAAAGCATAAGTGCAAAACAGCGCGGAATCCGCTTGCACCGGGGCTTTCTTTGGCATTGGATTGAAATGTGCCCAAAAGTTGGCAGAGCTCATGGAGGGAGCGATGTCTTTCGAAGTGGTTGGCTGTCAGCTCCTGCATTTCGGTCCGCACAAGGCGATTCCCCAAAGGATCACCGGCGCCGTGCGCGTGCGCATCAGGGAAACCTTCATGGGCAATATCACCCAGTATTCGCTCGACCTTCCGGTGAAGGCCGATTGCGGCCATGTGCCCCATGATCAGGTTCGCACCGCGCTGCTCACCCATGCCGCACATCAGCTGAACAAGCTCAAGGCCCGTCACACGCAAAAACTGGCAACCGATCACTTACCTGTTGCTGCGGAGTAGACGCTCAGGCTTCGGGCTCGGCGCGTTGACGCGCAAAGAAAATCTCCACGCTGACCCCCTGCCCCGGCGCCGATTGCACGTCGAGCGATGCGCCGGCATTTTCGCGCAGCGAGTGCACGATGAGTGCGCTGAGCTTGCCCGGCTTGGGCCAGCTCGCATCCCCTGAAAAGCCCACCCCATCATCGGCCACGATCACCTTGCATCCGCGCTCGTCCACCAGCGCATGCAGCTTTATCGTTCCGCCCTCTCCGTCAGGAAAAGCGTGCTTGAGCGCGTTGGTCAGAAGTTCATTGACCACCAGGCCTGTGGGCATGGCCACGTTGATCGAGCAGGGCCAGGTATCCACCTGGAGGTTGAGCCGAATGCCCTCCTTGGCCTGCGCTGCCATTACCGCGGAAGCGACTTGTCCCAGATACGCACCGAGATCGATGCCCTCCTCGGTATTCTGATCGTAGAGAGCCGAATAGAGCAGCGCGAGCGAGTTGATGCGCCCAGCCAGCCGCTGGAAGGCATCACCGCTTTCATCCGGCAATTGCCGAGCTTCCATCCGGATCAGCGCGGTGATCATCTGCAGGTTGTTCTTCACCCGGTGCTGCAATTCGCGCAGCAGCGTATCCTTTTCGGTGATCTGGCTGAGCAAGGCATCATTGCGGCTCGGCATCGGCACAACGGCGAGCATACGAAACTGGGCTATGCCTGCATCGTCCTCGATCAGGCTGCTCCACGCCTCGATGTGGACGTCACTGGGACCATGAAAGCCGCCAAGATGGTCTTCCACGTTATCGATCTGCTCAACAAGCGGCTGACCGCTTTCCGCCGATGCCAGGCATTCCGGCAGCGCCTTCCAATCCTTGCCGACCAGCGAACCGTCGATCTTCATATATTCGGCAAAAGCCGGGTTGAAGTAGACGATCCGCTCTTGCGGGCTCATTTCCGACACCGCAACGCCAAATGGCATATGGTCGAGAAACTGCCGGAAGCGCTCGTTTTCGAACGCATCGGCAAGGTCGGGTGTTTCAAGAAATTTTTCTACCGCGTCAGGAGAAATCTGGTTGGTCACGTGTCGCACCCAGGAAAACGATCAGCATTAAGGCGCAGGAGCCCGAACGAGTTCCAACTGCTGACCAGGCATGCCAGCCTAACAGAAATCAGAAGGACCGGCCAAGCAAGTGCCGGTGCACGGCCCGATCGTCGGAGAGAAAATGTCGGTGATTGTGCCTGGCAGGGGCTGGGGGACTCGAACCCACGACCCTCGGTTTTGGAGACCGATGCTCTACCAACTGAGCTAAACCCCTTCAGGCGAGGCCGTGTCTAATGGCAAAGAAGGAAGGATGCAAGTGGGTCTTGCATCCCAATCCCCGCTAGTTGTGTCGCCTCAGGGGACCTTGTGGCCCGCAGCGCGGAACAGCCGGTACCATTCCTCGCGCTCGAGGCGCACATCCGAACCTGCCGCTGATTCCCTGACCCGCTCGGGCTTGGTAGTGCCCAGCACGACCTGGATATTGGCCGGGTGCCGGGTGATCCAGGCCACGGCAATGCCGGTGGGCGTCACACCATATTTAGCGGCCAGTTCGTCGAGCACGGTGTTGAGTTCGGCATAATTCTCCTGATCGCCAAGGAAA
This region includes:
- the rpoC gene encoding DNA-directed RNA polymerase subunit beta' — translated: MNHHSHVMDPFNPAIPVQTFDQMKISIASPEKILSWSYGEIKKPETINYRTFKPERDGLFCARIFGPVKDYECLCGKYKRMKFKGVICEKCGVEVTLSRVRRERMGHIELAAPVAHIWFLKSLPSRIALLLDMTLKDIERILYFENYVVLDPGLTPFTQNELLTEEQFLDAQDEYGADTFTAKIGAEAIRDILLNLDLEKIAADLRVEIAESTTELKPKKLAKRLKIVEQFIVSGNKPEWMIMTVIPVIPPELRPLVPLDGGRFATSDLNDLYRRVINRNNRLKRLIELRAPDIIIRNEKRMLQEAVDALFDNGRRGRTITGANKRPLKSLSDMLKGKQGRFRQNLLGKRVDYSGRSVITVGPNLKLHQCGLPKKMALELFKPFIYSRLEAKGFSSTVKQAKKLVEKEKPEVWDILDEVIREHPVLLNRAPTLHRLGIQAFEPILIEGKAIRLHPLVCSAFNADFDGDQMAVHVPLSLEAQLEARVLMMSTNNILHPANGQPIIVPSQDIVLGLYYLSLMNDGEPGEGMAFGSYAELEHAIDNKVVTLHTKIKARVPAWDENGNKTTEIVETTPGRMLIGQILPQNPAVPFATANQLMTKKMISKMIDTVYRGCGQKETVIFCDRVMQLGFKNACDAGISFGKDDMVIPASKYTIVDETRKLVEEFEQQYNDGLITQGEKYNKVVDAWAKCGDKVAEEMMDAIRKVQIDQETGRQKPINSVYMMSHSGARGSPAQMKQLAGMRGLMAKPDGSIIETPITANFKEGLNVLEYFNSTHGARKGLADTALKTANSGYLTRRLVDVAQDAIIITEDCGTERGLTMEPIVDAGQVVASIGQRVLGRTTADDVFHPLTGDLIAPKGTLLEEKHVDVIEEARIQSIRIRSPLTCDLRQGCCAACYGRDLARGTPVNIGEAVGVIAAQSIGEPGTQLTMRTFHIGGTAQVVDSSFLESGAEGKVEIRNANLATVEGGKQVVMARNVSLVIVDGEGKERATHKVTYGSKLLVKEGDTVRRGQRLAEWDPYTRPILAEVEGEVVFEDLVDGASVAENTDEATGFTKRVVIDWRGNQRGEGLKPALAISRGGSIAKVERGGDARYLLSVDAVIAVEPGEKVAPGDVLARIPLESAKTKDITGGLPRVAELFEARRPKDHAIIAEIDGTIRFGRDYKNKRRVIIEPNEDGADPVEYLIPKGKPFHLQEGDAIEKGEYILDGNPAPHDILAIKGVEELARYLVNEIQEVYRLQGVLINDKHIEVIVRQMLQKVEIVDPGESGLLKDEQLDKLDFDELNDALVAEGKKPATANPVLLGITKASLQTRSFISAASFQETTRVLTEAAVSGKADLLEGLKENVIVGRLIPAGTGAGQSKAKQIASKRDDLILDERRRQAETVKIAAPAAE